Proteins encoded in a region of the Uloborus diversus isolate 005 chromosome 1, Udiv.v.3.1, whole genome shotgun sequence genome:
- the LOC129234257 gene encoding fibroin heavy chain-like isoform X8 has product MGWLTNIAICLFLMSGQTLVSGSHNPMFSASSQVEAFASSFNSAMSGCPGISASTLMDVVEISSTFTETFLGKFETLNAMTQEGYLIGFVTEIAAVLLQEQSGNEAALNYVIDILGDCLLQATGNRDDLLMIEARDLVSVLARDSKRNKDVSTQSESNKAGIHAESDSSSSASSSNSGPGNWNNGNYGTVWQPNAPGSSNTVSSSAASSSTSGSPGGYSVIFNSPGETSSSTTRTSSSSSSSDGGNGLGYNGGYGQGYPSSYVPSGSSASSAASSTSNTQSGPEVLDIIFVNTPGQYGTESSSSSAAAAAGSTGPGYGQGWEQGGTGYGNGYGQGNGAGSAAAAAASAGGPGSGQGWGGAPGYGGGDSSSAAAAAAKGNGGNGYGNDGTGSGSSAASVSGAGAGAGAGGYGGGGYGSGYGNGSGPGSSASAASSASSRPGSGGQRGGPGYGNGASSSAAGAGAGGYGGGGYGSGYGNSGSGPVSSASAASSTSIGPGSGGQRRGGPGYGNSASSSAAGAGAGAGAGAGAGAGAGAGAGAGAGAGAGGYGGGGYGSGYGNSGSGPVSSASAASSTSIGPGSGGQRRGGPGYGNSASSSAAGAGAGAGAGAGAGAGAGAGAGAGGYGGGGYGSGYGNSGSGPVSSASAASSVSSGPGSGGQRSRRPGYRNGASSSAAGAGAGAGAGAGAGAGAGGYGGGGYGSGYGNGSGPGSSASAASSASIGPGSGGQKRGGPGYGNGASSSAAGAGAGGYGGGGYGSGYGNSGSGPVSSSSAASSVSSGPGSGGQKRGGPGYGNGASSSAAGAGAGGYGGGGYGSGYGNSGSGPVSSASAASSTSIGPGSGGQRRGGPGYGNSASSSAAGAGAGAGAGAGAGAGAGAGAGAGAGAGGYGGGGYGSGYGNSGSGPVSSASAASSTSIGPGSGGQRRGGPGYGNSASSSAAGAGAGAGAGAGAGAGAGAGAGAGGYGGGGYGSGYGNSGSGPVSSASAASSVSSGPGSGGQRSRRPGYRNGASSSAAGAGAGAGAGAAPGAGAGAGAGAGGYGGGGYGSGYGNGSGPGSSASAASSASIGPGSGGQKRGGPGYGNGASSSAAGAGAGGYGGGGYGSGYGNSGSGPVSSSSAASSVSSGPGSGGQKRGGPGYGNGASSSAAGAGAGGYGGGGYGSGYGNSGSGPVSSASAASSTSIGPGSGGQRRGGPGYGNSASSSAAGAGAGAGAGAGAGAGAGAGAGAGAGGYGGGGYGSGYGNGSGPGSSASAASSASSGPGSGGQRGGPGYGNGASSSAAGAGAGGYGGGGYGSGYGNSGSGPVSSASAASSTSIGPGSGGQRRGGPGYGNSASSSAAGAGAGAGAGAGAGAGAGAGAGAGAGAGGYGGGGYGSGYGNSGSGPVSSDSAASSTSIGPGSGGQRRGGPGYGNSASSSAAGAGAGAGAGAGAGAGAGAGAGAGGYGGGGYGSGYGNSGSGPVSSASAASSVSSGPGSGGQRSRRPGYRNGASSSAAGAGAGAGAGAAPGAGAGAGAGAGGYGGGGYGSGYGNGSGPGSSASAASSASIGPGSGGQKRGGPGYGNGASSSAAGAGAGGYGGGGYGSGYGNSGSGPVSSSSAASSVSSGPGSGGQKRGGPGYGNGASSSAAGAGAGGYGGGGYGSGYGNSGSGPVSSASAASSTSIGPGSGGQRRGGPGYGNSASSSAAGAGAGAGAGAGAGAGAGAGAGAGAGGYGGGGYGSGYGNGSGPGSSASAASSASSGPGSGGQRGGPGYGNGASSSAAGAGAGAGAGAGAGAGAGGSGGDGYGSGYGNDGSGSSAAAASSALSGQGPGRGYGGGRGSGGTASSSSTAASVVLGRRRGARRGNRRVIGSGTVATAVASSVGGDSSGSGTGGAPGYGSSGSSSASAASAGGSGGNGYGGGNGYGNDGSGSGSSAAAASAASSGQGTGGSWGPGYGNDGSSSAAATAASVNGNNGYGPDSGSGAGSSSAAAASSSSSGPGNGYGYDGRQGFGPGSSSSSSSSVSTVNNVVSSLGSGGFDLSSVSSLKSGIYSGLSSDLSDCERENEAHRVLLAAVLQLYLQCQSNGQYSNADIYGLLL; this is encoded by the exons ATGGGGTGGCTAACAAATATTGCAATTTGTCTGTTCTTGATGAGTGGGCAGACCCTTGTATCGGGCTCCCATAACCCGATGTTTTCTGCGAGCAGCCAGGTAGAAGCTTTTGCTTCTTCCTTCAACAGCGCTATGTCTGGATGTCCGGGAATAAGTGCATCGACATTGATGGATGTGGTAGAAATTTCTAGCACCTTTACCGAAACATTCCTCGGGAAGTTCGAGACTTTAAATGCAATGACACAGGAAGGCTATCTAATTGGTTTCGTTACAGAAATAGCGGCAGTACTGTTACAAGAACAGAGTGGAAACGAAGCAGCACTTAATTATGTGATAGATATTTTAGGAGACTGTCTTCTTCAAGCTACAGGAAATAGGGATGACCTTCTTATGATAGAAGCCAGAGATTTAGTGTCTGTGCTCGCTCgagattcaaaaagaaacaagGACGTATCGACGCAATCAGAGTCAAATAAAGCCGGAATTCATGCTGAAAGTGATTCAAGCAGTTCAGCAAGTTCTTCAAATTCTGGACCTGGAAACTGGAACAATGGAAACTATGGTACAGTATGGCAACCAAACGCTCCTGGATCATCAAACACAGTTAGCTCATCCGCTGCTTCTTCGAGCACTTCCGGAAGTCCCGGTGGGTACAGCGTCATTTTCAACTCGCCAGGGGAAACATCCTCTTCTACAACTCGTACATCTTCATCGTCATCAAGCTCTGACGGTGGAAACGGATTAGGATATAACGGAGGATACGGTCAAGGTTATCCTTCAAGTTATGTTCCCAGCGGATCAAGTGCCTCAAGTGCAGCTTCGTCCACTTCCAACACTCAAAGCGGTCCAGAAGTTTTAGATATTATTTTCGTTAATACTCCAGGCCAATACGGAACTGAAAGCTCAAGCTCCTCTGCGGCAGCTGCTGCAGGAAGCACGGGACCCGGATACGGACAAGGATGGGAACAAGGAGGAACAGGATATGGTAACGGATATGGTCAAGGAAATGGAGCTGGATCAGCAGCCGCTGCTGCAGCATCTGCAGGTGGCCCAGGTTCAGGACAAGGATGGGGAGGAGCACCTGGATACGGAGGAGGAGATTCGTCTTCCGCTGCTGCGGCTGCAGCAAAAGGCAATGGAGGAAATGGTTACGGAAATGATGGAACAGGATCTGGATCATCAGCTGCTTCAGTCTCTGGAGCAGGAGCAGGAGCAGGAGCAGGAGGATATGGAGGAGGCGGTTACGGAAGTGGCTACGGAAATGGATCAGGACCAGGATCGTCAGCTTCCGCAGCCTCATCAGCTTCAAGTAGACCAGGTTCAGGAGGACAAAGAGGAGGGCCAGGATATGGAAACGGCGCATCGTCTTCCGCAGCAGGTGCTGGAGCAGGAGGCTATGGAGGGGGCGGTTACGGAAGTGGATACGGAAATAGTGGGTCAGGACCAGTATCGTCAGCTTCCGCAGCCTCATCAACTTCAATTGGACCAGGTTCAGGAGGACAAAGAAGAGGAGGGCCAGGATATGGAAACAGCGCGTCGTCTTCCGCAGCAGGTGCTGGAGCAGGAGCAGGTGCAGGAGCAGGTGCTGGAGCAGGAGCAGGCGCTGGAGCAGGAGCTGGAGCTGGAGCTGGAGCAGGTGGATATGGAGGAGGCGGTTACGGAAGTGGATACGGAAATAGTGGGTCAGGACCAGTATCGTCAGCTTCCGCAGCCTCATCAACTTCAATTGGACCAGGTTCAGGAGGACAAAGAAGAGGAGGGCCAGGATATGGAAACAGCGCGTCGTCTTCCGCAGCAGGTGCTGGAGCAGGTGCAGGAGCAGGTGCTGGAGCAGGAGCAGGCGCTGGAGCAGGAGCTGGAGCAGGTGGATATGGAGGAGGCGGTTACGGAAGTGGATACGGAAATAGTGGGTCAGGACCAGTATCGTCAGCTTCCGCAGCCTCATCAGTTTCAAGTGGACCAGGTTCAGGAGGACAAAGAAGTAGAAGGCCAGGATATCGAAACGGTGCATCGTCTTCCGCAGCAGGTGCTGGAGCAGGAGCAGGTGCTGGAGCAGGAGCTGGAGCTGGAGCAGGTGGATATGGAGGAGGCGGTTACGGAAGTGGCTACGGAAATGGGTCAGGACCAGGATCGTCAGCTTCCGCAGCCTCATCAGCTTCAATTGGACCAGGTTCAGGAGGACAAAAAAGAGGAGGGCCAGGATATGGAAACGGCGCATCGTCTTCCGCAGCAGGTGCTGGAGCAGGAGGCTATGGAGGGGGCGGTTACGGAAGTGGATACGGAAATAGTGGGTCAGGACCAGTATCGTCATCTTCCGCAGCCTCATCAGTTTCAAGTGGACCAGGTTCAGGAGGACAAAAAAGAGGAGGGCCAGGATATGGAAACGGCGCATCGTCTTCCGCAGCAGGTGCTGGAGCAGGAGGCTATGGAGGGGGCGGTTACGGAAGTGGATACGGAAATAGTGGGTCAGGACCAGTATCGTCAGCTTCCGCAGCCTCATCAACTTCAATTGGACCAGGTTCAGGAGGACAAAGAAGAGGAGGGCCAGGATATGGAAACAGCGCGTCGTCTTCCGCAGCAGGTGCTGGAGCAGGAGCAGGTGCAGGAGCAGGTGCTGGAGCAGGAGCAGGCGCTGGAGCAGGAGCTGGAGCTGGAGCAGGTGGATATGGAGGAGGCGGTTACGGAAGTGGATACGGAAATAGTGGGTCAGGACCAGTATCGTCAGCTTCCGCAGCCTCATCAACTTCAATTGGACCAGGTTCAGGAGGACAAAGAAGAGGAGGGCCAGGATATGGAAACAGCGCGTCGTCTTCCGCAGCAGGTGCTGGAGCAGGTGCAGGAGCAGGTGCTGGAGCAGGAGCAGGCGCTGGAGCAGGAGCTGGAGCAGGTGGATATGGAGGAGGCGGTTACGGAAGTGGATACGGAAATAGTGGGTCAGGACCAGTATCGTCAGCTTCCGCAGCCTCATCAGTTTCAAGTGGACCAGGTTCAGGAGGTCAAAGAAGTAGAAGGCCAGGATATCGAAACGGTGCATCGTCTTCCGCAGCAGGTGCTGGAGCAGGAGCAGGTGCTGGAGCAGCACCAGGTGCTGGAGCAGGAGCTGGAGCTGGAGCAGGTGGATATGGAGGAGGCGGTTACGGAAGTGGCTACGGAAATGGGTCAGGACCAGGATCGTCAGCTTCCGCAGCCTCATCAGCTTCAATTGGACCAGGTTCAGGAGGACAAAAAAGAGGAGGGCCAGGATATGGAAACGGCGCATCGTCTTCCGCAGCAGGTGCTGGAGCAGGAGGCTATGGAGGGGGCGGTTACGGAAGTGGATACGGAAATAGTGGGTCAGGACCAGTATCGTCATCTTCCGCAGCCTCATCAGTTTCAAGTGGACCAGGTTCAGGAGGACAAAAAAGAGGAGGGCCAGGATATGGAAACGGCGCATCGTCTTCCGCAGCAGGTGCTGGAGCAGGAGGCTATGGAGGGGGCGGTTACGGAAGTGGATACGGAAATAGTGGGTCAGGACCAGTATCGTCAGCTTCCGCAGCCTCATCAACTTCAATTGGACCAGGTTCAGGAGGACAAAGAAGAGGAGGGCCAGGATATGGAAACAGCGCGTCGTCTTCCGCAGCAGGTGCTGGAGCAGGAGCAGGTGCAGGAGCAGGTGCTGGAGCAGGAGCAGGCGCTGGAGCAGGAGCTGGAGCAGGTGGATATGGAGGAGGCGGTTACGGAAGTGGCTACGGAAATGGGTCAGGACCAGGATCGTCAGCTTCCGCAGCCTCATCAGCTTCAAGTGGACCAGGTTCAGGAGGACAAAGAGGAGGGCCAGGATATGGAAACGGCGCATCGTCTTCCGCAGCAGGTGCTGGAGCAGGAGGCTATGGAGGGGGCGGTTACGGAAGTGGATACGGAAATAGTGGGTCAGGACCAGTATCGTCAGCTTCCGCAGCCTCATCAACTTCAATTGGACCAGGTTCAGGAGGACAAAGAAGAGGAGGGCCAGGATATGGAAACAGCGCGTCGTCTTCCGCAGCAGGTGCTGGAGCAGGAGCAGGTGCAGGAGCAGGTGCTGGAGCAGGAGCAGGCGCTGGAGCAGGAGCTGGAGCTGGAGCAGGTGGATATGGAGGAGGCGGTTACGGAAGTGGATACGGAAATAGTGGGTCAGGACCAGTATCGTCAGATTCCGCAGCCTCATCAACTTCAATTGGACCAGGTTCAGGAGGACAAAGAAGAGGAGGGCCAGGATATGGAAACAGCGCGTCGTCTTCCGCAGCAGGTGCTGGAGCAGGTGCAGGAGCAGGTGCTGGAGCAGGAGCAGGCGCTGGAGCAGGAGCTGGAGCAGGTGGATATGGAGGAGGCGGTTACGGAAGTGGATACGGAAATAGTGGGTCAGGACCAGTATCGTCAGCTTCCGCAGCCTCATCAGTTTCAAGTGGACCAGGTTCAGGAGGACAAAGAAGTAGAAGGCCAGGATATCGAAACGGTGCATCGTCTTCCGCAGCAGGTGCTGGAGCAGGAGCAGGTGCTGGAGCAGCACCAGGTGCTGGAGCAGGAGCTGGAGCTGGAGCAGGTGGATATGGAGGAGGCGGTTACGGAAGTGGCTACGGAAATGGGTCAGGACCAGGATCGTCAGCTTCCGCAGCCTCATCAGCTTCAATTGGACCAGGTTCAGGAGGACAAAAAAGAGGAGGGCCAGGATATGGAAACGGCGCATCGTCTTCCGCAGCAGGTGCTGGAGCAGGAGGCTATGGAGGGGGCGGTTACGGAAGTGGATACGGAAATAGTGGGTCAGGACCAGTATCGTCATCTTCCGCAGCCTCATCAGTTTCAAGTGGACCAGGTTCAGGAGGACAAAAAAGAGGAGGGCCAGGATATGGAAACGGCGCATCGTCTTCCGCAGCAGGTGCTGGAGCAGGAGGCTATGGAGGGGGCGGTTACGGAAGTGGATACGGAAATAGTGGGTCAGGACCAGTATCGTCAGCTTCCGCAGCCTCATCAACTTCAATTGGACCAGGTTCAGGAGGACAAAGAAGAGGAGGGCCAGGATATGGAAACAGCGCGTCGTCTTCCGCAGCAGGTGCTGGAGCAGGAGCAGGTGCAGGAGCAGGTGCTGGAGCAGGAGCAGGCGCTGGAGCAGGAGCTGGAGCAGGTGGATATGGAGGAGGCGGTTACGGAAGTGGCTACGGAAATGGGTCAGGACCAGGATCGTCAGCTTCCGCAGCCTCATCAGCTTCAAGTGGACCAGGTTCAGGAGGACAAAGAGGAGGGCCAGGATATGGAAACGGCGCATCGTCTTCCGCAGCAGGTGCTGGAGCAGGAGCAG GTGCTGGAGCAGGAGCTGGAGCTGGAGCAGGTGGATCTGGAGGTGACGGTTACGGAAGTGGTTACGGAAATGATGGATCTGGATCGTCAGCTGCCGCAGCCTCATCAGCTTTAAGTGGACAAGGTCCAGGAAGAGGATATGGGGGAGGACGTGGCTCAGGTGGTACTGCATCTTCATCGTCTACAGCTGCTTCAGTGGTCTTAGGTAGACGCAGAGGGGCAAGAAGAGGAAATCGTAGAGTGATAGGATCTGGAACAGTAGCCACCGCAGTTGCTTCGTCTGTCGGTGGAGACAGTTCAGGATCAGGAACGGGAGGTGCACCTGGATACGGAAGTTCTGGTTCTTCTTCCGCTTCAGCGGCTTCAGCTGGTGGCTCAGGAGGAAATGGTTATGGCGGAGGAAATGGTTATGGAAATGATGGATCAGGATCTGGGTCATCAGCTGCCGCAGCCTCAGCGGCTTCAAGCGGACAAGGTACAGGAGGAAGTTGGGGACCAGGATATGGAAATGATGGCTCGTCTTCTGCTGCTGCGACGGCAGCAAGTGTTAATGGAAACAATGGATATGGACCAGATAGCGGTTCCGGAGCTGGATCTTCGTCTGCTGCAGCTGCAAGTAGTTCTAGTTCTGGTCCTGGTAATGGATATGGCTATGACGGTAGACAAGGATTCGGACCAGGATCGTCCTCCTCTTCTTCGTCATCCGTTTCCACAGTTAATAATGTTGTCTCATCGTTAGGAAGTGGAGGTTTCGACTTGAGCTCTGTTTCGTCTCTTAAGAGTGGAATTTACTCCGGTTTGTCATCTGACCTGTCTGATTGTGAAAGAGAAAATGAAGCCCACAGGGTATTGTTGGCCGCTGTTCTTCAACTCTATTTACAATGCCAATCAAATGGACAATATAGTAACGCGGATATTTACGGGCTTTTGCTTTAG